A portion of the Musa acuminata AAA Group cultivar baxijiao chromosome BXJ1-1, Cavendish_Baxijiao_AAA, whole genome shotgun sequence genome contains these proteins:
- the LOC103983641 gene encoding fructose-1,6-bisphosphatase, cytosolic-like, producing the protein MDHAADAHRTDLMTITRHVLNEQSKHPESKGDFTILLSHIVLGCKFVCSAVNKAGLAKLIGLAGETNVQGEEQKKLDVLSNQVFVKALISSGRTCVLVSEEDEEATFVDPSLRGKYCVVFDPLDGSSNIDCGVSIGTIFGIYMVKDKDNVSLDDVLQPGKHMVAAGYCMYGSPCTLVLSTGNGVNGFTLDPSLGEFILTHPDIKIPKRGKLYSVNEGNAKNWDTPTAKFVEKCKFPKDGSSPKSLRYIGSMVADVHRTLLYGGIFLYPADKQSPNGKLRVLYEVFPMSFLMEQAGGQAFTGEQRALDLVPTKIHQRSPVFLGSYDDVEEIKALYAAEEKKA; encoded by the exons ATGGATCACGCGGCCGACGCGCACCGGACGGACTTGATGACGATCACCAGGCACGTGCTGAACGAACAGTCGAAGCACCCCGAGTCGAAGGGCGACTTCACCATCCTCCTCTCCCACATCGTCCTCGGCTGCAAGTTCGTCTGCTCCGCCGTCAACAag GCTGGCCTCGCCAAACTCATAGGACTCGCAGGAGAGACGAACGTCCAG GGTGAAGAACAGAAGAAGCTAGACGTGCTCTCCAACCAAGTCTTCGTCAAGGCTTTGATCAGCAGCGGTCGCACA TGTGTTCTTGTGTCAGAAGAGGATGAGGAAGCCACCTTCGTGGATCCATCATTGCGTGGAAA GTACTGCGTCGTCTTCGATCCCCTGGACGGTTCCTCTAACATTGACTGTGGCGTCTCCATTGGAACG ATTTTTGGCATTTACATGGTTAAAGATAAGGATAATGTGAGccttgatgatgtgttgcaaccaGGGAAGCATATGGTAGCAGCTGGCTACTGCATGTACGGCAGTCCTTGCACT CTTGTGTTAAGCACCGGGAACGGTGTCAATGGTTTCACTCTCGATCCATCTCTTGGAGAGTTCATACTCACCCATCCGGACATTAAG ATACCCAAGAGAGGCAAATTGTACTCAGTGAATGAAGGAAATGCCAAGAACTGGGATACTCCTACAGCAAA GTTTGTGGAGAAATGCAAGTTCCCAAAGGATGGTTCATCACCAAAATCTCTGAGATACATTGGAAG TATGGTTGCTGATGTCCATCGAACACTGCTGTATGGAGGCATCTTTTTGTACCCTGCAGATAAGCAAAGTCCTAATGGAAAACTACG TGTTCTGTATGAGGTCTTTCCAATGTCATTCTTGATGGAACAAGCAGGAGGTCAAGCATTCACAGGAGAACAACGG GCCCTTGATTTGGTTCCCACCAAGATTCATCAGAGGTCTCCAGTATTTCTTGGCAGCTATGATGATGTTG
- the LOC135680372 gene encoding momilactone A synthase-like, producing MGSASILSSVARRLEGKVALITGGASGIGECTAKLFARHGARVIVADIQDDKGRALCAALGPASYVHCDVTDEADVERAVDTAVALHGKLDVMFNNAGVMDPPVNGFLASDRAAFERVMATNALGAFLGTKHAARVMVPARAGSIVSTASLVSAVGGVASAAYTCSKHAVVGLMRSAAAELGRFGVRANCVSPYGVATPLAMAGMQLTTEEMEAAMEAMGNLKGVRLKAADVAEAVLYLASDESRYVSGLNLTVDGGLSVTKSLQ from the exons ATGGGAAGCGCTTCCATTCTCTCATCGGTGGCACGAAG GCTTGAAGGCAAAGTGGCGTTGATCACCGGCGGGGCCAGCGGCATCGGCGAGTGCACGGCCAAGCTGTTCGCACGGCACGGCGCCCGAGTCATCGTCGCAGACATCCAGGACGACAAGGGCCGCGCCCTCTGTGCCGCCCTCGGCCCCGCCTCCTACGTCCACTGCGACGTCACAGACGAGGCCGACGTGGAGCGCGCGGTCGACACCGCCGTCGCCCTCCACGGGAAGCTGGACGTCATGTTCAACAACGCGGGCGTCATGGACCCGCCCGTCAACGGCTTCCTCGCCAGCGACAGGGCGGCATTCGAGCGGGTGATGGCCACCAACGCGCTGGGGGCATTCCTGGGGACGAAGCACGCGGCGCGGGTCATGGTGCCGGCGCGCGCCGGCAGCATCGTGTCGACGGCGAGCCTGGTGTCAGCGGTGGGCGGGGTGGCGTCGGCGGCGTACACGTGCTCGAAGCACGCGGTGGTGGGGCTGATGCGGAGCGCCGCGGCGGAGCTGGGGCGGTTCGGGGTGCGGGCCAATTGCGTGTCGCCGTACGGGGTGGCGACGCCGCTGGCGATGGCGGGGATGCAGTTGACCACGGAGGAGATGGAGGCGGCGATGGAGGCGATGGGCAACCTCAAGGGGGTGAGGCTGAAGGCGGCGGACGTGGCGGAGGCGGTGCTCTACCTGGCCAGCGACGAGTCCAGGTACGTGAGCGGCCTCAACCTGACGGTGGACGGAGGCCTCAGCGTCACCAAATCCCTGCAGTAG
- the LOC135645127 gene encoding nuclear pore complex protein NUP50B-like: protein MGDAESALPASKKRVAGRQLSKDDPDLDEDAPEAEMGTFKKASEEVMATRRILKVRRNQPPAAAASNPFAGIRLVAPVDSSAEATNAVEQPETGGCTKPVGEQNDTNEDSLITDAGKGSEISDSINEIEKRKESSEKLDVKPKPSSAPGDDKVKNDEIEEKPQPVDASKDAKEGGVKTDSGGIDETNGVDLKETEKEAKETTEEAGDKTENEEKESEKEVEENDQKDPAEPDAPLNSFQQLSSSQNAFSGLAGTGFSTSSFAFGSFAKEGSKFGTSFASPFAFKSESSLFSFGTGSANNGDSSLPSLGAAPDASKSVKLSEVPVETGEENERAVFTADAIMYEYLDGGWKERGKGELKINISASDVEKARLVMRSKGNYRLILNANLYPDMSLTDMDKRGITFACINSTGEGKDGLTTVALKFKDSSIVQEFRESVVAHKGQKAPISEPNESSKESDD from the coding sequence ATGGGGGATGCAGAAAGTGCCTTACCTGCATCCAAGAAGAGGGTCGCTGGAAGACAACTATCAAAGGATGACCCTGATCTTGATGAAGATGCTCCTGAGGCAGAGATGGGTACTTTCAAAAAAGCCAGTGAGGAAGTAATGGCTACTAGAAGAATACTGAAGGTTCGGCGCAATCAGCCACCAGCAGCTGCTGCTTCAAATCCTTTTGCTGGAATTCGTTTAGTGGCTCCAGTGGACTCCAGTGCGGAAGCAACTAATGCAGTTGAGCAACCTGAAACTGGTGGTTGTACAAAAcctgtaggagaacaaaatgatacTAATGAGGACAGCTTAATTACTGATGCGGGTAAAGGAAGTGAAATTAGTGATTCTATTAACGAAATTGAGAAAAGGAAAGAGAGTAGCGAGAAATTGGATGTGAAACCTAAACCATCATCAGCACCGGGTGATGATAAGGTGAAAAATGATGAAATCGAAGAGAAACCCCAACCTGTGGACGCCAGTAAAGATGCCAAAGAAGGTGGGGTAAAAACTGATAGTGGAGGTATAGATGAAACAAATGGGGTTGACCTCAAAGAAACTGAGAAGGAAGCTAAAGAAACGACAGAAGAAGCTGGAGATAAAACTGAGAATGAAGAAAAGGAAAGTGAGAAAGAAGTGGAGGAAAATGATCAAAAAGATCCTGCTGAACCTGATGCACCTCTGAATTCATTTCAGCAATTATCAAGTAGCCAAAATGCCTTTTCAGGGCTTGCAGGAACTGGATTCTCAACTTCTTCTTTTGCCTTTGGAAGCTTTGCCAAGGAAGGATCCAAGTTTGgaacaagttttgcatctccttTTGCATTCAAGAGTGAAAGTTCATTATTTTCCTTCGGTACCGGGAGTGCTAATAATGGGGACTCTTCCTTGCCATCGCTGGGGGCTGCACCAGATGCCTCTAAGAGTGTGAAACTCTCGGAGGTGCCTGTTGAGACAGGCGAAGAGAACGAGAGAGCAGTTTTTACTGCTGATGCCATAATGTATGAGTATTTGGATGGAGGGTGGAAGGAGAGGGGCAAGGGAGAGCTTAAGATAAATATCTCAGCATCAGATGTGGAAAAGGCAAGGCTTGTTATGCGATCTAAGGGTAATTATAGGCTGATCTTGAATGCAAACCTTTACCCAGACATGTCCCTCACCGACATGGACAAGAGAGGCATTACTTTTGCTTGCATTAATAGCACCGGAGAAGGAAAGGATGGCCTGACTACTGTTGCTCTCAAGTTCAAGGACAGCAGCATTGTGCAAGAGTTTCGTGAATCAGTTGTGGCACATAAAGGCCAGAAAGCGCCTATTTCGGAACCTAACGAATCATCCAAGGAGTCTGATGATTGA